In a single window of the Acidobacteriota bacterium genome:
- a CDS encoding GspE/PulE family protein, producing MFADRTSDTTGDPAAELAHAQRLAERYGLDFVDLEHFRIDHDLFRSIPADLMLRYGFVPYRRDGRTLAIVVSDPSDLAVLDELEVVLSTPLRVMVGTHSAIESILQKSESSQRVLDEATEGFQIQLLKDDDTSDENLTVERLTSDINPMIRLVDSTIFTAIQRRASDIHIETQDDAVCVKYRIDGVLQSAFRPIAKQHHSAIISRIKVMAELDIAEKRVPQDGRFRLRLPGKTIDFRVSIMPSVHGEDAVIRILDKESISEQFSELRLDILGFPEAELRRFRKYIAEPYGMVLVTGPTGSGKTTTLYAALSEIKSPEDKIITIEDPVEYQLKGITQIPINEKKGLTFARGLRSILRHDPDKIMVGEIRDPETAQIAIQSALTGHLVFTTVHANNVLDVLGRFLNMGVEPYQFVSALNCVLAQRLVRCICAHCKRPATISRAMLEESGLDPVGMQSHVFYEGAGCIECGGTGYKGRTAICELLDLSDRIREMILERKPTSEIKKQARDEGMRFLRESAVETVMRGLTTLREINKVTFVE from the coding sequence CTGTTCGCCGATCGGACGTCGGACACGACTGGTGATCCTGCCGCCGAACTCGCGCACGCTCAACGTCTCGCGGAGCGGTACGGACTGGACTTCGTCGACCTCGAGCACTTCCGCATCGACCACGATCTGTTCCGTTCGATCCCGGCCGATCTGATGTTGCGATACGGCTTTGTGCCCTATCGCCGCGACGGCCGCACGCTGGCCATCGTCGTCTCCGACCCGAGTGACCTGGCCGTGCTCGACGAGCTTGAGGTCGTGCTGTCGACGCCCCTCCGCGTGATGGTCGGCACGCACTCCGCCATTGAATCGATTCTCCAGAAGAGCGAGAGTTCCCAGCGTGTCCTCGATGAAGCCACGGAAGGCTTCCAGATCCAGTTGCTGAAAGACGACGACACCAGCGACGAGAACCTCACGGTCGAGCGGCTGACGAGCGACATCAACCCGATGATTCGGCTCGTGGATTCCACCATCTTCACCGCCATCCAGCGCCGGGCCTCCGACATCCATATCGAGACACAGGACGATGCGGTCTGCGTGAAGTACAGGATTGACGGCGTGCTGCAGTCGGCGTTCCGGCCGATTGCCAAGCAGCACCACAGCGCCATCATCTCGCGCATCAAGGTCATGGCCGAACTCGACATCGCCGAGAAGCGCGTGCCGCAGGACGGACGGTTCCGGTTGCGCCTGCCGGGCAAGACCATCGACTTCCGCGTGTCGATCATGCCCAGTGTCCATGGCGAGGATGCCGTCATCCGCATTCTCGACAAGGAGTCGATCAGCGAGCAGTTCAGCGAGCTTCGGCTCGACATTCTCGGGTTCCCCGAGGCCGAACTGCGACGCTTCCGCAAGTACATCGCGGAACCCTACGGCATGGTCCTCGTCACGGGGCCGACCGGCAGCGGGAAGACGACCACGCTCTATGCGGCGCTCTCCGAGATCAAATCTCCCGAAGACAAAATCATCACGATTGAGGATCCGGTCGAATACCAGTTGAAGGGCATCACGCAGATTCCGATCAATGAGAAAAAGGGCCTGACCTTTGCGCGCGGCCTCAGGTCGATCCTGCGCCACGATCCCGACAAGATCATGGTCGGAGAAATCCGCGATCCGGAAACAGCACAGATTGCGATTCAATCTGCTCTGACCGGCCACCTGGTGTTCACGACGGTTCACGCGAACAACGTGCTCGACGTGCTCGGTCGCTTCCTCAATATGGGGGTCGAACCGTACCAGTTCGTGTCGGCCCTCAACTGCGTGCTGGCCCAGCGGTTGGTGCGATGCATCTGCGCGCATTGCAAGCGGCCGGCGACGATCTCGCGCGCCATGCTCGAGGAGTCTGGACTGGACCCGGTGGGCATGCAGTCGCACGTCTTCTACGAAGGCGCCGGCTGTATCGAGTGCGGCGGGACCGGATACAAAGGGCGCACGGCCATCTGCGAACTCCTTGATCTGTCGGACCGGATTCGGGAGATGATTCTCGAACGCAAGCCCACGTCCGAGATCAAGAAACAAGCCCGAGACGAGGGGATGCGCTTTCTGCGGGAGAGCGCCGTCGAGACCGTGATGCGGGGGCTCACGACACTGCGCGAGATTAACAAGGTGACGTTCGTCGAATGA
- a CDS encoding YifB family Mg chelatase-like AAA ATPase — MLATLLSAAVVGIDATIVQVEVDVSSGLPGFTMVGLPDTSVRESRDRVRTAIRNSGFPFPDQRVTVNLGPADVPKIGSSFDLPIALGVLAATGIVLERTIDHTVVVGELSLDGAIQAARGTLPVAIAARKAGCARVLVPANNAAEARVVGGVQTQPVATLMAAVDVLNGIEPITEAAAAPRPRTDTAIDDWGDLADVRGQALAKRALEISAAGEHSLLLVGPPGSGKTMLARRLPGILPPLSDEESLESTSIHSVAGLLLPGSGLLTARPFRAPHHTISDVALVGGGKLPRPGELSLAHNGVLFLDEMPEFDRRALEVLRQPLEEGRIRIARAARSAEFPARVLLIGAMNPCRCGYAGHPVRVCRCTPLQRECYTGRISGPLLDRIDLCVDVPWVPPDVLGDERPQESSALIRERVLRARERQAARSGETGVRLNALLKGRMLRRYAKLDADGRALLDAAIRRLALSGRAHDRILRVARTIADLADDADVRSEHLAEALQYRLVS; from the coding sequence GTGCTCGCCACGCTCCTCAGCGCCGCCGTTGTCGGCATCGACGCCACCATCGTCCAGGTAGAGGTTGATGTGTCGTCCGGCCTCCCGGGCTTCACGATGGTCGGTCTTCCGGATACGAGCGTCCGCGAAAGCCGCGACCGTGTCCGCACGGCGATTCGCAATTCCGGCTTCCCGTTTCCCGACCAGCGCGTGACGGTCAACCTGGGTCCCGCCGACGTGCCGAAGATTGGGTCCTCATTTGACCTGCCGATCGCCCTCGGCGTGCTGGCCGCCACGGGCATCGTCTTGGAGCGCACGATCGATCACACCGTCGTCGTCGGCGAACTCTCGCTCGATGGGGCCATTCAGGCGGCGCGTGGCACGTTGCCGGTCGCGATCGCCGCTCGAAAGGCTGGATGCGCGCGGGTGCTCGTGCCGGCGAACAACGCCGCGGAAGCGCGGGTGGTCGGTGGCGTCCAGACACAGCCGGTTGCGACACTGATGGCCGCCGTCGACGTGCTCAACGGCATCGAGCCGATCACCGAGGCGGCTGCCGCACCCCGGCCGCGGACAGACACCGCCATCGACGACTGGGGCGATTTGGCCGACGTCCGCGGACAAGCGCTCGCCAAGCGGGCGCTGGAGATCTCGGCTGCCGGCGAACACAGCCTGCTGCTCGTCGGTCCGCCCGGCAGCGGCAAGACCATGCTCGCGCGTCGGCTGCCCGGAATACTCCCGCCGCTCTCTGACGAAGAGTCCCTCGAATCGACGTCGATCCACTCGGTGGCCGGCCTGCTGTTGCCGGGGTCGGGTTTGCTCACCGCACGGCCCTTCCGCGCGCCCCATCACACGATCTCGGATGTAGCACTGGTAGGCGGCGGGAAGCTGCCTCGTCCAGGGGAGTTGAGCCTGGCGCACAACGGGGTGCTCTTCCTCGACGAAATGCCCGAGTTCGATCGGCGCGCCCTCGAAGTGCTGCGGCAGCCGCTCGAAGAAGGCCGCATCCGTATCGCGCGGGCTGCGCGTTCGGCTGAATTCCCCGCTCGCGTGTTGCTCATCGGCGCCATGAACCCGTGCAGGTGCGGATACGCAGGGCATCCCGTGCGCGTGTGTCGCTGCACGCCACTCCAGCGCGAGTGCTATACGGGACGGATCTCGGGTCCTCTCCTCGATCGAATCGATCTGTGTGTGGATGTGCCATGGGTTCCGCCTGATGTACTCGGCGACGAGCGGCCACAGGAGTCATCGGCGTTGATCCGCGAGCGCGTGCTTCGGGCACGCGAACGCCAGGCCGCGCGAAGTGGCGAAACAGGCGTTCGGCTCAACGCGTTGCTCAAAGGGCGGATGCTGCGGCGTTACGCGAAGCTCGATGCCGATGGAAGGGCGTTGTTGGACGCGGCCATCCGCCGACTCGCACTCAGCGGCCGGGCCCACGACCGTATCCTGCGCGTCGCACGGACCATCGCCGACCTCGCCGACGACGCCGATGTCCGGTCGGAGCACCTGGCGGAGGCGTTGCAATATCGGCTGGTATCCTGA
- the secA gene encoding preprotein translocase subunit SecA, with the protein MINTLLAKIFGTQNERTLKQLTPSVSQINAREERVRALSDNELQGQTTLFKERVARGETLDDLLPDAFAAVREAGRRTLNMRHFDVQLIGGMVLHRGMIAEMKTGEGKTLVATLAAYLNALAGKGVHVVTVNDYLARRDSEWMGRIYRFLGMSVGVIQHELNDQERQHAYACDITYGTNNEFGFDYLRDNMKFDLAHYVQRGHGFAIVDEVDSILIDEARTPLIISGPAEQSTDLYYEVDRVIPKLAPGAVTHGDAKAEEREALEATGDFLVDEKHKTVTLTESGMAKCEQLLAHRIQPGGLYDPVNMPLLHHINQALRAHSLFKLDVDYMVKDGEVLIVDEFTGRLMPGRRWSDGLHQAVEAKEKVKIERENQTLATITFQNFFRKYAKLSGMTGTAETEAEEFAKIYNLEVVVVPPNRVLRREELPDLIYRTATEKYDAIVADIIERQEKKQPILVGTVSIEKSEKLAGMLRRRGVKHVVLNAKFHAQEAEIVAQAGRFGAVTIATNMAGRGTDILLGGNPEFMARQRALADDLAERLPKGEEKFIDDEEFVYFYHLDGFYRCKRPDWERLFTNLRDLTAAEHETVVANEGLHIIGTERHEARRIDNQLRGRAGRQGDPGSSRFYLSLEDDLMRIFGSDRISGLMERLGMEEGVPIEHGMVTRAIERAQKQVEGQNFSIRKHLLEYDDVMNKQRENIYALRRELLEGRIRVDESEVIDSRAYLMRLAEDVLDGLIDTYCVEAQEPDTWDLDALKRETTRTFALDGAETAALDFSGSSAGEMRDQLWSRISKRYQEKVANVGDELLQRVERDIMLQIVDGQWKDHLYSLDHLKEGIGLRGYGQRDPLVEYKKESFALFQDMKARIDDETVQYLFWLKPVASEDAGSHVRRPASRRSAPLTLSAPSGDAGFFGRAPASAAVGAGEASRPARTGGDDAPITTVRRDEPKVGRNDPCPCGSGKKYKKCHGAQN; encoded by the coding sequence ATGATTAATACCCTTCTGGCCAAGATCTTCGGCACCCAGAACGAGCGAACGCTCAAGCAGTTGACGCCGTCTGTCAGCCAAATCAATGCGCGCGAAGAGCGTGTTCGCGCCCTCAGCGACAACGAACTTCAGGGACAGACCACCCTGTTCAAGGAGCGGGTGGCGCGCGGCGAAACGCTCGACGATTTGCTGCCGGACGCGTTCGCCGCCGTCCGCGAGGCGGGTCGACGCACGTTGAACATGCGGCATTTCGACGTTCAGCTCATCGGCGGCATGGTGCTGCATCGCGGCATGATTGCCGAGATGAAGACGGGCGAAGGCAAGACGCTGGTGGCCACGCTCGCCGCCTATCTCAATGCCCTGGCCGGCAAAGGCGTCCACGTCGTCACGGTCAACGACTACCTCGCACGGCGCGACTCGGAGTGGATGGGGCGGATCTACCGCTTTCTCGGGATGAGCGTCGGCGTCATTCAGCACGAACTCAACGACCAGGAACGCCAGCACGCCTACGCCTGCGACATCACGTACGGCACCAATAACGAGTTCGGGTTCGATTACCTCCGCGACAACATGAAGTTCGACCTGGCCCACTACGTCCAGCGGGGCCACGGGTTCGCCATCGTCGACGAGGTGGACAGCATCCTGATCGATGAGGCGCGGACGCCGCTCATCATTTCTGGGCCGGCGGAACAGTCGACCGACCTGTATTACGAAGTCGACCGGGTGATCCCGAAACTCGCACCAGGCGCCGTGACGCACGGCGACGCGAAGGCCGAGGAGCGCGAGGCGCTCGAAGCGACGGGCGACTTCCTGGTCGACGAAAAGCACAAGACGGTGACGCTCACCGAGAGCGGCATGGCCAAGTGCGAGCAACTGCTGGCGCACCGCATCCAGCCGGGAGGGCTGTATGACCCGGTCAACATGCCGCTGCTCCACCACATCAACCAGGCTCTGCGCGCCCACTCGCTGTTCAAGCTCGACGTCGACTACATGGTGAAGGACGGCGAAGTGCTCATCGTCGACGAGTTCACCGGTCGCCTGATGCCGGGACGCCGATGGAGCGATGGGTTGCACCAGGCGGTCGAGGCGAAGGAAAAGGTGAAGATCGAACGCGAGAATCAGACGCTCGCGACGATCACCTTCCAGAACTTCTTCCGGAAGTACGCCAAGCTCTCCGGCATGACCGGCACGGCGGAAACCGAAGCCGAGGAATTCGCCAAGATCTACAACCTCGAAGTCGTCGTTGTGCCGCCTAATCGCGTCCTGAGACGCGAAGAACTGCCGGACCTCATCTATCGGACGGCCACTGAGAAGTACGACGCCATCGTGGCGGACATCATCGAGCGGCAGGAGAAGAAACAGCCCATACTGGTCGGCACGGTCTCCATCGAGAAGTCCGAGAAGCTCGCCGGCATGCTCCGCCGTCGCGGCGTCAAACACGTCGTCTTGAACGCAAAATTCCACGCCCAGGAAGCCGAGATTGTCGCGCAGGCCGGGCGGTTCGGAGCGGTGACGATTGCCACCAACATGGCCGGCCGCGGCACGGACATTCTGCTTGGCGGCAACCCGGAGTTCATGGCTCGCCAGCGCGCCCTGGCCGATGATCTGGCCGAGCGACTGCCGAAGGGGGAAGAGAAGTTCATCGATGACGAGGAGTTCGTCTACTTCTATCACCTCGACGGGTTCTACCGGTGCAAACGGCCGGACTGGGAGCGGCTCTTTACAAACCTCCGCGATCTGACGGCCGCCGAACACGAGACCGTCGTCGCCAACGAAGGTCTGCACATCATCGGCACCGAACGCCACGAGGCGCGGCGCATCGACAATCAGCTTCGCGGGCGCGCCGGCCGCCAGGGCGATCCGGGCTCATCACGATTCTACCTGTCGCTCGAAGACGACCTGATGCGCATCTTCGGGTCCGACCGCATTTCCGGGTTGATGGAGCGCCTGGGAATGGAGGAAGGCGTGCCGATTGAGCACGGGATGGTCACCCGGGCGATCGAGCGGGCCCAGAAGCAGGTCGAAGGTCAGAACTTCTCCATCCGCAAACACCTGCTCGAGTACGACGATGTGATGAATAAGCAGCGCGAAAATATCTACGCGCTGCGCCGGGAACTGCTCGAAGGACGGATTCGCGTCGACGAAAGTGAAGTGATTGACAGCCGGGCGTACCTGATGCGTCTCGCCGAGGACGTGTTGGACGGTCTCATCGACACGTACTGCGTTGAGGCCCAGGAACCAGACACCTGGGATCTCGACGCGCTCAAGCGCGAAACCACGCGGACGTTTGCGCTGGATGGTGCCGAGACGGCTGCGCTCGACTTCTCCGGGAGTTCGGCCGGGGAAATGCGCGACCAGTTGTGGTCGCGGATCAGCAAACGGTATCAGGAGAAGGTCGCAAACGTCGGGGACGAACTGCTCCAACGCGTCGAACGCGACATCATGCTGCAAATCGTTGACGGGCAGTGGAAAGATCACCTGTACAGCCTGGATCACTTGAAAGAAGGCATTGGCCTCCGCGGCTACGGGCAGCGCGATCCTCTCGTCGAGTACAAGAAGGAGAGCTTTGCGCTCTTCCAGGATATGAAGGCCCGGATCGACGACGAGACGGTGCAATACCTGTTCTGGCTGAAGCCGGTCGCGTCCGAAGATGCCGGTTCACACGTTCGACGGCCTGCCAGCCGGCGCTCCGCTCCGCTGACGTTGAGTGCCCCGAGCGGCGATGCCGGGTTCTTTGGCCGGGCCCCCGCCAGCGCCGCCGTTGGAGCGGGCGAGGCGTCCAGGCCGGCCAGGACCGGCGGAGACGACGCGCCGATCACGACCGTGCGACGCGACGAACCCAAGGTCGGCCGCAACGACCCGTGTCCGTGCGGCAGCGGCAAGAAGTACAAGAAGTGTCACGGAGCGCAAAACTGA
- a CDS encoding type II secretion system F family protein, with translation MADDESGLRHDLEQKGFCVIALQPKSAFGRFSLPVALARRKRIPTREFLVFNQELATLLKAGMPLVQSLDILRSRVVHPTFRSVLDAVYERVRAGSSLSDAFAEHGDLFPGAYTASLLAGEKSGSLEGVLRRYVSYIKMVGVVKRRMVSALVYPAVLITLALVVVGIIVLKVVPEFSSFYASFGAELPLATRVIVKGSALIRDHVVLIAAVAAVAIASAWNWLGRKEQRTRFDRAVLKLPWIGSVAQRFATSQLARTLATLLGGGLPLVTAIDIAARSGGNQHLSEQMRVVGARVREGEPFAGALASRGVFPEVAIKMAEVGEATGALQDMLTSLADFYDEEVETELARFVALIEPALLVIMGLVIASLLLALYMPLFQLSSVVGTRY, from the coding sequence ATGGCCGACGACGAGTCGGGCCTCCGGCACGATCTCGAACAGAAGGGCTTCTGCGTCATCGCGCTGCAGCCGAAAAGCGCGTTCGGGAGATTCTCGCTGCCCGTGGCGCTGGCGCGGCGCAAACGCATTCCGACGCGCGAGTTCCTCGTGTTCAACCAGGAGCTGGCCACGCTGCTGAAAGCCGGCATGCCCCTGGTCCAATCCCTCGATATTCTGCGCAGTCGTGTCGTGCACCCCACGTTCCGGTCAGTGCTCGATGCGGTGTACGAACGCGTCAGAGCCGGCAGTTCACTCTCGGACGCGTTTGCCGAACACGGCGACCTGTTTCCGGGCGCGTACACGGCGTCGCTGCTCGCCGGAGAGAAGAGCGGTAGCCTCGAGGGCGTGCTTCGCCGGTACGTGAGCTACATCAAGATGGTGGGAGTGGTGAAGCGCCGGATGGTCTCGGCTCTTGTGTATCCGGCCGTGCTCATCACGCTCGCGCTGGTCGTCGTCGGCATCATCGTGCTGAAAGTGGTGCCGGAGTTTTCGTCGTTCTACGCGAGTTTCGGCGCGGAGCTTCCGCTCGCCACCCGGGTGATCGTGAAGGGATCGGCACTGATTCGCGATCACGTCGTGCTGATCGCCGCCGTCGCGGCCGTGGCGATCGCCAGCGCGTGGAACTGGCTCGGACGCAAGGAGCAGCGGACCCGGTTCGACCGCGCCGTGCTCAAGTTGCCCTGGATCGGGTCGGTGGCGCAACGATTTGCGACATCTCAGCTGGCCAGGACGCTCGCCACACTGCTCGGAGGCGGCCTGCCGCTGGTGACTGCGATCGATATCGCCGCGCGTTCGGGCGGCAACCAACACTTGTCAGAACAGATGCGCGTGGTCGGCGCACGGGTCCGGGAAGGGGAGCCGTTTGCCGGCGCCCTGGCCTCACGGGGCGTCTTTCCCGAAGTGGCGATCAAGATGGCCGAGGTGGGCGAGGCCACAGGTGCGCTGCAGGACATGCTCACGAGCCTGGCGGATTTCTACGACGAGGAAGTCGAGACCGAACTGGCGCGATTTGTCGCCTTGATTGAACCGGCCCTCCTCGTCATCATGGGGTTGGTGATTGCGAGCCTGCTGCTCGCGCTGTACATGCCGCTGTTCCAGCTGAGTTCCGTGGTCGGCACACGGTACTAG
- a CDS encoding M23 family metallopeptidase: MPGFLSHRYTVVVVDRVSGVGRRFSVRLGWTLGTVGFLFALPVLVGLGIRWSTVAELSALRSNTVALEMENASYRTATGELTTQLTSLQGVIDELGTRSALDPEVARAMQKLPTMIKARAMGGGTTAASSSLLASALSSPEDTFGLLRNVLGRLESQLRVVRTDVDRRVALAAATPSIWPTVGWLSAGYGERADPLTGDPGYHQGLDISTDPGKPIVATADGVVESASWSGNYGNLLVIDHGFGIKTRYGHLAAFAASVGATVRRGEVVGYVGATGRTTGPHLHYEVMTNGQAINPLQLLVSPR; this comes from the coding sequence ATGCCAGGATTTCTGTCCCACCGTTACACCGTCGTCGTCGTTGACCGCGTCTCGGGTGTGGGCCGCCGTTTCTCCGTGAGACTTGGCTGGACGCTCGGGACGGTCGGCTTTCTGTTTGCCCTGCCGGTGTTGGTTGGCTTGGGGATTCGCTGGAGCACCGTGGCCGAGTTGTCGGCCCTGCGCTCGAACACCGTCGCCCTTGAGATGGAAAACGCCAGCTACCGTACGGCAACCGGCGAACTGACGACGCAGCTCACGTCACTTCAGGGCGTGATCGACGAACTGGGCACACGATCGGCGCTTGATCCTGAAGTCGCGCGGGCGATGCAGAAGCTGCCGACGATGATCAAGGCGCGCGCGATGGGTGGCGGCACGACGGCTGCATCGTCATCGCTTCTGGCCTCGGCCCTGTCCTCCCCGGAAGACACCTTCGGACTGCTCCGTAACGTGCTCGGCCGACTTGAAAGTCAGCTCCGCGTGGTGCGAACCGATGTGGATCGGCGCGTGGCGCTGGCCGCTGCGACACCGTCCATCTGGCCCACGGTCGGCTGGCTCTCCGCCGGCTACGGCGAACGGGCCGACCCGCTCACCGGTGACCCCGGGTATCACCAGGGCCTCGACATTTCGACGGACCCCGGCAAGCCGATCGTCGCGACGGCCGACGGTGTCGTCGAGAGCGCCTCGTGGAGCGGGAACTACGGCAACCTGCTGGTGATCGACCACGGCTTCGGCATCAAGACGCGCTATGGCCACCTGGCAGCGTTTGCCGCGAGCGTCGGTGCAACGGTGCGGCGTGGCGAGGTGGTTGGCTACGTGGGCGCCACCGGGCGTACGACCGGCCCCCACCTGCACTACGAAGTCATGACGAACGGGCAGGCTATCAACCCGCTGCAGTTGCTCGTTTCCCCGCGCTAA
- a CDS encoding LysM peptidoglycan-binding domain-containing protein, whose translation MHRRFWLRGGCAALAGLLAVACGGAMASRPPVATPQPAPPTTVAALSPTPETPRATPPPDAIDTLIAQSQARFDTGAAELKLGHLSRAKVEFNAAIDLLLESPSGARSNRRLQEQFDRLVDRISAFEMRTLAEGDGFAEKPTVPASIDQLLDQPTSDTPTPKPEIREVVAADLQTTLHDVPIPLNDKVLSWIEVFQGRLHDWFQTSMQRGMPYLPMIQNTFRSQGLPLDLAYIPIVESAFRTDALSRASAKGFWQLMKGTATSLGLTQNWYIDERSNPEKATLAAARYLKLLSEMFDGDWHLALASYNGGPGYIQRVVKRKGQPDFWALADKASPLPRETREYVPMVLASIVIARNPAQYGFTFEPVAPPEYETVSLPGPADLRKIAEWAGVSVDDIQRLNPELRRWTTPVRGEAYLLRVPKGTAQMVEQRLGELPPEELAPLQWHTVRRGESLTTIANKLHVRRTDLAEANYLGLKTAVTPGQKLVIPLALSTLLASRTDRPEPAPTPARSAPARAAPSVSDSADRVKITYHVRKGDSLYSIAQQFHTTIANIRSLNGLKSDRITPGERLTISTSRQHSGGHRP comes from the coding sequence ATGCACCGACGATTCTGGCTGCGGGGCGGTTGCGCGGCGCTTGCGGGACTGCTGGCTGTGGCCTGCGGCGGCGCGATGGCGAGTCGTCCGCCAGTGGCAACGCCCCAGCCGGCACCCCCGACCACCGTGGCGGCACTCTCGCCGACTCCCGAGACGCCGCGTGCGACTCCCCCACCGGACGCGATCGATACGCTCATCGCCCAATCGCAAGCCAGGTTCGACACCGGCGCTGCGGAGTTGAAACTCGGCCACCTCAGCCGGGCGAAAGTCGAGTTCAACGCCGCCATCGATCTCCTGCTGGAGTCCCCGTCCGGAGCTCGCTCCAATCGCCGTCTTCAAGAGCAATTCGACCGGCTCGTCGATCGGATTAGCGCGTTTGAGATGCGGACGCTGGCCGAAGGTGACGGCTTCGCCGAGAAACCGACCGTCCCCGCATCCATCGACCAGTTGCTCGACCAGCCGACGTCGGACACACCCACGCCGAAACCGGAAATCCGCGAGGTCGTGGCGGCGGATCTGCAGACCACGCTCCACGACGTCCCCATCCCGCTCAATGACAAAGTGCTCTCGTGGATCGAGGTGTTCCAGGGGCGGTTGCACGACTGGTTCCAGACGTCGATGCAACGTGGCATGCCGTACCTCCCGATGATTCAGAACACGTTCCGGTCGCAGGGATTGCCACTCGATCTCGCCTACATCCCGATTGTCGAGAGCGCGTTCAGAACCGACGCGCTGTCGCGCGCGTCGGCCAAGGGCTTCTGGCAGCTTATGAAGGGCACGGCCACCTCCCTGGGGCTCACGCAGAACTGGTACATCGACGAGCGATCGAATCCCGAAAAAGCGACGCTGGCCGCCGCGAGGTATCTGAAGCTGCTGAGCGAGATGTTCGATGGCGACTGGCACCTTGCGCTGGCGTCGTACAACGGCGGTCCCGGGTACATTCAGCGCGTCGTGAAACGGAAGGGGCAACCCGATTTCTGGGCGCTGGCCGACAAGGCGTCGCCGCTGCCGCGGGAAACCCGCGAGTACGTGCCGATGGTGCTGGCGTCGATCGTCATCGCCCGCAATCCGGCGCAGTACGGTTTTACCTTCGAGCCTGTCGCGCCGCCCGAGTACGAGACCGTGTCGTTGCCGGGACCGGCTGATCTCCGCAAGATCGCGGAGTGGGCCGGGGTATCGGTGGACGACATTCAGCGGCTGAATCCTGAACTGCGGCGTTGGACGACGCCCGTCCGAGGCGAGGCCTATCTCCTGCGCGTTCCCAAGGGCACGGCCCAGATGGTCGAGCAGCGGCTGGGCGAGTTGCCGCCTGAGGAACTGGCGCCACTCCAGTGGCACACCGTCCGTCGCGGCGAGTCGTTGACGACCATCGCGAACAAACTGCACGTGCGCCGCACCGACCTTGCCGAGGCGAACTACCTGGGCTTGAAGACCGCGGTGACGCCGGGCCAGAAACTGGTGATCCCGCTGGCCCTTAGCACGCTGTTGGCGTCGAGAACAGATCGGCCCGAGCCCGCACCGACACCTGCCCGGTCGGCTCCGGCCCGCGCGGCTCCCTCGGTCTCAGATTCGGCGGATCGCGTCAAGATCACCTACCACGTCCGGAAAGGCGACTCGCTCTATTCGATCGCGCAGCAGTTCCACACGACAATCGCGAACATCCGCTCGTTGAACGGCCTCAAGAGCGACCGCATCACGCCCGGCGAACGACTCACGATCTCCACAAGCCGCCAGCATTCGGGCGGCCATCGTCCCTGA
- the pilM gene encoding pilus assembly protein PilM, whose protein sequence is MRLPRMLRTPPPAVAVDITPRHVAAVEVSGSTAAGFRVTRYGVEPLAAGAVVPSLNASNVARPADLTEALRRVWDQLGHRPKRVALIIPDGVAKVSFVRFQQVPARTSDLDELIRFQIKKAAPFRIEESQISYSKGLETADGQEFVVVQARRDLIGEYEAACQASGATAGMVDLATFNVANAVIAGDPALRGDWLLVHVTPGGAALAIHRGRDIAFFRHRGGEGDGNLGDLVHQTAMFYQDRLGGAGFTRVLVAGGTQADGPQTARKTIETRLDRSVEEVDPMKAVSFADRTSLPPDLADALTASIGLAIAQRTADTDRDF, encoded by the coding sequence ATGAGACTGCCACGCATGCTGCGCACGCCACCTCCAGCGGTGGCCGTCGACATCACGCCGCGCCATGTGGCGGCCGTCGAGGTGTCTGGCAGCACCGCAGCCGGGTTCCGCGTCACCCGGTACGGGGTCGAACCGTTGGCCGCCGGCGCCGTGGTTCCGTCTCTGAACGCGTCGAACGTCGCACGGCCCGCAGACCTCACAGAGGCCCTGCGGCGCGTCTGGGACCAATTGGGGCACCGTCCGAAGCGGGTGGCGCTGATCATTCCCGATGGTGTCGCCAAGGTGTCGTTCGTCCGATTCCAGCAGGTCCCCGCTCGAACGTCCGATTTGGACGAGTTGATCAGGTTCCAGATCAAGAAAGCGGCACCGTTCCGGATCGAAGAGTCGCAGATCTCGTACAGCAAAGGCCTGGAGACGGCCGACGGCCAGGAATTCGTCGTCGTGCAGGCTCGGCGCGACCTGATCGGCGAGTATGAGGCGGCCTGCCAGGCGTCCGGCGCGACGGCGGGCATGGTGGACCTGGCGACCTTCAATGTCGCCAATGCGGTGATCGCCGGCGATCCGGCGCTGAGGGGGGACTGGCTGCTCGTGCACGTGACCCCGGGTGGCGCGGCCCTCGCGATTCACCGCGGCCGCGATATCGCCTTCTTCCGTCACCGTGGCGGCGAGGGCGATGGCAACCTTGGCGATCTCGTGCACCAGACGGCCATGTTCTACCAGGATCGCCTCGGCGGCGCGGGATTCACCCGGGTGCTGGTGGCCGGCGGCACACAGGCCGACGGCCCGCAGACAGCACGCAAGACCATTGAGACCCGCCTGGACAGGTCGGTCGAAGAGGTCGATCCAATGAAGGCCGTGAGTTTTGCGGATCGCACGTCGCTGCCGCCCGATCTGGCCGATGCCCTGACGGCCTCAATCGGTCTGGCGATTGCGCAGCGAACCGCCGACACGGACAGGGATTTCTAG